One Perognathus longimembris pacificus isolate PPM17 chromosome 2, ASM2315922v1, whole genome shotgun sequence DNA segment encodes these proteins:
- the Crot gene encoding peroxisomal carnitine O-octanoyltransferase isoform X1, whose protein sequence is MLILAWRVHWGGQGTAGKEAAKLGTESRPSQRQLGSKPCGLKSELLQQLLAVLNSSSWYYCFLIVIDYIMENQLAKSVEERTFQYQDSLPPLPVPSLEESLKKYLESVKPFANEEEYKKTEEIVQKFQNGVGKKLHQKLLERAKTKRNWLEEWWLNVAYLDVRIPSQLNVNFVGPSPHFEHYWPPKEGTQLERGSIILWHNLNYWQLLRTEKVPVHKVGNTPLDMNQFRMLFSTCKIPGITRDSIVNYFRTETEGYSPVHIVVLCRGRAFAFDILHEGSLITPPELLRQLTYIYKKCHSEPNGPGVTALTTEERTRWAKAREYLISLDPENLTLLEKIQSSLLVYSIEDASPYVTPEDYSQVLEKLLIGDPTVRWGDKSYNLISFTNGVFGTNCDHAPFDAMVMVNIAYYVDEKILETEGRWKGSEKKRDIPLPEELVFTVDEKILSDINQAKAQYFKEASDLQIAAYAFTSFGKRLTKKKMLHPDTFIQLALQLAYYRLHGRPGCCYETAMTRYFYHGRTETVRSCTVEAVNWCQSMQDPSASLVEQRQNMLKAFAKHDKMMKDCSAGKGIDRHLLGLLLIAKEEGLPVPELFTDPLFSRSGGGGNFVLSTSLVGYLRVQGVVVPMVHNGYGFFYHIRDDRFVVACTAWKSCRETDAEKLVQQTFRSFHDMIHLMNTAHL, encoded by the exons ATGCTCATTCTTGCTTGGAGGGTGCACTGGGGAGGGCAAGGGACGGCCGGAAAAGAGGCCGCGAAGCTGGGTACCGAGTCCCGCCCGAG TCAGCGTCAGCTTGGTTCAAAGCCCTGTGGTCTCAAATCAGAATTGTTGCAACAGCTTCTGGCAGTGCTAAACAGTTCATCTTGGTATTACTG TTTTCTTATTGTGATTGATTATATCATGGAAAATCAATTGGCTAAATCAGTTGAAGAACGGACATTTCAGTATCAGGATTCTCTTCCACCACTGCCGGTTCCTTCACTTGAAGAGTCACTGAAAAAGTACCTTGAATCAG taAAGCCATTTGCAAACGAAGAAGAAtataagaaaactgaagaaatagttcaaaaatttcaaaatggagttggaaaaaaattacaccaGAAATTACTCGAAAgggcaaagacaaaaagaaattgg CTGGAAGAGTGGTGGCTGAATGTTGCCTACCTGGATGTTCGTATACCATCACAACTGAATGTCAACTTTGTGGGTCCTTCCCCCCATTTTGAGCACTACTGGCCTCCTAAGGAAGGCACTCAGTTAGAAAGAGGAAGCATAATACTTTGGCATAACTTGAACTACTGGCAGCTATTAAGAAC agaaaaagTACCTGTTCATAAGGTTGGAAACACTCCCCTTGATATGAATCAATTCCGAATGTTATTTTCGACCTGCAAGATTCCAGGAATTACTAGAGACTCGATTGTGAATTATTTTAGGACAG aGACTGAAGGTTACTCTCCAGTTCACATTGTTGTGTTGTGCCGAGGCCGAGCATTTGCCTTTGATATACTGCATGAAGGAAGTTTGATCACCCCACCAGAGCTTCTCAG ACAACTGACATATATCTATAAGAAGTGCCATAGTGAACCCAATGGACCTGGAGTAACAGCATTAACTACTGAGGAGCGAACTCGATGGGCTAAG GCACGAGAATATCTGATTAGTCTTGATCCAGAAAACTTGACTTTGTTAGAAAAaattcagagtagtttattggtatATTCCATAGAGGATGCCAGTCCATATGTTACACCAGAAGATTATTCTCAG GTACTTGAGAAACTTCTCATTGGAGATCCAACAGTACGCTGGGGTGACAAATCCTATAACTTGATTTCCTTTACAAATGGAGTATTTGGCACTAATTGTGAT CATGCCCCTTTTGATGCTATGGTTATGGTGAACATTGCCTATTATGTGGATGAGAAAATTTTAGAGACTGAAGGAAGATGGAAG GGTTCAGAAAAAAAACGGGATATACCACTTCCAGAGGAGCTTGTATTCACTGTGGATGAGAAAATATTAAGCGATATCAATCAAGCAAAAGCCCAGTATTTCAAAGAG GCATCTGATCTACAAATTGCAGCATATGCCTTCACATCTTTTGGCAAAAGGCTAACCAAGAAGAAGATGCTTCACCCTGACACATTTATTCAGCTGGCACTTCAGTTAGCTTATTACAGGCTGCATGGACG tcctgGTTGCTGCTATGAAACAGCCATGACAAGGTACTTTTATCATGGCCGCACAGAAACCGTGAGGTCATGCACTGTAGAGGCTGTCAACTGGTGTCAGTCCATGCAGGATCCTTCTGCTAGT CTTGTTGAACAACGGCAAAACATGTTAAAAGCATTTGCAAAGCATGATAAAATGATGAAAGATTGCTCAGCTGGAAAAG GAATTGACCGGCACCTTTTAGGTCTTTTACTCATAGCCAAAGAGGAAGGCCTTCCTGTTCCAGAACTTTTTACGGACCCACTTTTCTCTAGAAG CGGAGGAGGTGGAAATTTTGTCCTCTCAACCAGTCTGGTTGGTTATCTACGAGTCCAAGGAGTGGTGGTCCCCATGGTGCACAATGGATATGGGTTTTTCTACCACATCCGAGATGACAG GTTTGTTGTGGCTTGTACCGCCTGGAAATCATGCCGAGAGACCGATGCAGAAAAGCTAGTTCAGCAGACTTTTCGTTCTTTCCACGATATGATACACCTGATGAATACTGCTCATCTCTAG
- the Crot gene encoding peroxisomal carnitine O-octanoyltransferase isoform X2 has product MENQLAKSVEERTFQYQDSLPPLPVPSLEESLKKYLESVKPFANEEEYKKTEEIVQKFQNGVGKKLHQKLLERAKTKRNWLEEWWLNVAYLDVRIPSQLNVNFVGPSPHFEHYWPPKEGTQLERGSIILWHNLNYWQLLRTEKVPVHKVGNTPLDMNQFRMLFSTCKIPGITRDSIVNYFRTETEGYSPVHIVVLCRGRAFAFDILHEGSLITPPELLRQLTYIYKKCHSEPNGPGVTALTTEERTRWAKAREYLISLDPENLTLLEKIQSSLLVYSIEDASPYVTPEDYSQVLEKLLIGDPTVRWGDKSYNLISFTNGVFGTNCDHAPFDAMVMVNIAYYVDEKILETEGRWKGSEKKRDIPLPEELVFTVDEKILSDINQAKAQYFKEASDLQIAAYAFTSFGKRLTKKKMLHPDTFIQLALQLAYYRLHGRPGCCYETAMTRYFYHGRTETVRSCTVEAVNWCQSMQDPSASLVEQRQNMLKAFAKHDKMMKDCSAGKGIDRHLLGLLLIAKEEGLPVPELFTDPLFSRSGGGGNFVLSTSLVGYLRVQGVVVPMVHNGYGFFYHIRDDRFVVACTAWKSCRETDAEKLVQQTFRSFHDMIHLMNTAHL; this is encoded by the exons ATGGAAAATCAATTGGCTAAATCAGTTGAAGAACGGACATTTCAGTATCAGGATTCTCTTCCACCACTGCCGGTTCCTTCACTTGAAGAGTCACTGAAAAAGTACCTTGAATCAG taAAGCCATTTGCAAACGAAGAAGAAtataagaaaactgaagaaatagttcaaaaatttcaaaatggagttggaaaaaaattacaccaGAAATTACTCGAAAgggcaaagacaaaaagaaattgg CTGGAAGAGTGGTGGCTGAATGTTGCCTACCTGGATGTTCGTATACCATCACAACTGAATGTCAACTTTGTGGGTCCTTCCCCCCATTTTGAGCACTACTGGCCTCCTAAGGAAGGCACTCAGTTAGAAAGAGGAAGCATAATACTTTGGCATAACTTGAACTACTGGCAGCTATTAAGAAC agaaaaagTACCTGTTCATAAGGTTGGAAACACTCCCCTTGATATGAATCAATTCCGAATGTTATTTTCGACCTGCAAGATTCCAGGAATTACTAGAGACTCGATTGTGAATTATTTTAGGACAG aGACTGAAGGTTACTCTCCAGTTCACATTGTTGTGTTGTGCCGAGGCCGAGCATTTGCCTTTGATATACTGCATGAAGGAAGTTTGATCACCCCACCAGAGCTTCTCAG ACAACTGACATATATCTATAAGAAGTGCCATAGTGAACCCAATGGACCTGGAGTAACAGCATTAACTACTGAGGAGCGAACTCGATGGGCTAAG GCACGAGAATATCTGATTAGTCTTGATCCAGAAAACTTGACTTTGTTAGAAAAaattcagagtagtttattggtatATTCCATAGAGGATGCCAGTCCATATGTTACACCAGAAGATTATTCTCAG GTACTTGAGAAACTTCTCATTGGAGATCCAACAGTACGCTGGGGTGACAAATCCTATAACTTGATTTCCTTTACAAATGGAGTATTTGGCACTAATTGTGAT CATGCCCCTTTTGATGCTATGGTTATGGTGAACATTGCCTATTATGTGGATGAGAAAATTTTAGAGACTGAAGGAAGATGGAAG GGTTCAGAAAAAAAACGGGATATACCACTTCCAGAGGAGCTTGTATTCACTGTGGATGAGAAAATATTAAGCGATATCAATCAAGCAAAAGCCCAGTATTTCAAAGAG GCATCTGATCTACAAATTGCAGCATATGCCTTCACATCTTTTGGCAAAAGGCTAACCAAGAAGAAGATGCTTCACCCTGACACATTTATTCAGCTGGCACTTCAGTTAGCTTATTACAGGCTGCATGGACG tcctgGTTGCTGCTATGAAACAGCCATGACAAGGTACTTTTATCATGGCCGCACAGAAACCGTGAGGTCATGCACTGTAGAGGCTGTCAACTGGTGTCAGTCCATGCAGGATCCTTCTGCTAGT CTTGTTGAACAACGGCAAAACATGTTAAAAGCATTTGCAAAGCATGATAAAATGATGAAAGATTGCTCAGCTGGAAAAG GAATTGACCGGCACCTTTTAGGTCTTTTACTCATAGCCAAAGAGGAAGGCCTTCCTGTTCCAGAACTTTTTACGGACCCACTTTTCTCTAGAAG CGGAGGAGGTGGAAATTTTGTCCTCTCAACCAGTCTGGTTGGTTATCTACGAGTCCAAGGAGTGGTGGTCCCCATGGTGCACAATGGATATGGGTTTTTCTACCACATCCGAGATGACAG GTTTGTTGTGGCTTGTACCGCCTGGAAATCATGCCGAGAGACCGATGCAGAAAAGCTAGTTCAGCAGACTTTTCGTTCTTTCCACGATATGATACACCTGATGAATACTGCTCATCTCTAG